A region from the Alnus glutinosa chromosome 5, dhAlnGlut1.1, whole genome shotgun sequence genome encodes:
- the LOC133869009 gene encoding receptor-like protein kinase FERONIA yields the protein MRSADKKQVSLAKWARQSHRNGKMDQIVDPTLKGEIAPECLKKYCEIVVNCLLDNEIERPSMNDVVWGLEFALQLQESDNNDVGLDGELEIEKKSDEKTLLPKSKIDDSNDSIDWFSSSGIQVSTINSNCSSSGEQSSRRLVVAVEIQAD from the coding sequence ATGCGCAGTGCAGACAAGAAGCAAGTGAGCTTGGCGAAGTGGGCCAGACAGAGCCATCGCAATGGAAAGATGGATCAGATTGTTGATCCAACCTTAAAGGGTGAAATAGCGCCAGAGTGTTTGAAGAAATATTGTGAGATAGTAGTGAATTGTTTGCTTGACAACGAAATCGAACGGCCATCGATGAATGACGTGGTGTGGGGCCTTGAATTCGCATTGCAACTGCAAGAGAGTGACAACAATGATGTCGGGCTTGATGGGGAGCTTGAAATTGAGAAGAAGAGTGATGAGAAAACTCTGTTGCCCAAATCCAAGATTGATGATAGTAATGATAGCATTGACTGGTTTAGCAGCAGCGGTATACAAGTGTCAACTATAAACAGTAACTGCAGCAGCAGCGGAGAGCAAAGTTCTCGTAGACTGGTAGTAGCAGTCGAGATTCAAGCAGACTGA